Proteins from a single region of Halorubrum sp. 2020YC2:
- a CDS encoding mechanosensitive ion channel family protein, producing the protein MTGWIGLVTELQRALAGNFERFAASVGIVAGVLAVRYLTGRLKRGDEDLSSTRRLLLSTAVGVATAAGALTLIAVWDRSGALFEAARSTLTADQVSNVVLAVILLAIAYALTDFLGGVIREIGAESASVSQHQQEVILRITQLTVYTTALVAVVGLFTDNVGSLLVGAGFLGIVVGMAARQTLGAILAGFVLMFSRPFEVGDWVEVGDHEGTVTEISIMSTRLRSFDGEVITMPNDTVRSGSIVDRSRRNRLRIEVEVGVDYDSDVERAAAVVEEAVAGVEDVAEMPEPNAVTKRFDDSAVVLGLRYWIRNPSMRKRWRTQTAAMNAMKDALEDEGIVIPFPQQTLSARAEGASGPQLDASVEGRAARRDGSESRTAGDAGDGSEGSTDADAVDEDSTDGDAEGDG; encoded by the coding sequence ATGACCGGGTGGATCGGCCTCGTGACGGAGCTTCAGCGCGCGCTCGCGGGCAACTTCGAGCGGTTCGCCGCCTCCGTCGGGATCGTCGCCGGCGTGCTGGCGGTCCGGTACCTCACCGGGCGGCTGAAACGCGGCGACGAGGACCTCAGTTCGACGCGCCGCCTCCTGCTGTCGACGGCGGTCGGGGTCGCCACAGCGGCGGGCGCGCTCACGCTCATCGCGGTGTGGGACCGGAGCGGCGCCCTCTTCGAGGCCGCGCGGTCGACGCTGACCGCCGATCAGGTGTCGAACGTCGTCCTCGCCGTGATCCTCCTCGCGATCGCGTACGCGCTCACGGACTTCCTCGGCGGGGTCATCCGAGAGATCGGGGCCGAGAGCGCGTCGGTCTCTCAACACCAGCAGGAGGTGATCCTCCGGATCACGCAGCTGACAGTCTACACGACCGCGCTGGTCGCCGTCGTCGGGCTGTTCACCGACAACGTCGGCAGCCTCCTCGTCGGCGCGGGGTTCCTCGGGATCGTGGTCGGGATGGCGGCCCGCCAGACCTTGGGCGCGATCCTCGCCGGCTTCGTGTTGATGTTCTCCCGGCCGTTCGAGGTCGGGGACTGGGTCGAGGTCGGGGACCACGAGGGGACGGTGACGGAGATATCGATCATGAGCACGCGGCTCCGGTCGTTCGACGGCGAGGTGATCACGATGCCGAACGACACCGTTCGCTCCGGGTCGATCGTCGACCGATCGCGGCGGAACCGGCTGCGGATCGAAGTCGAGGTCGGCGTCGACTACGACAGCGACGTCGAGCGCGCGGCCGCCGTCGTCGAGGAGGCGGTCGCGGGCGTCGAGGACGTCGCGGAGATGCCCGAGCCGAACGCCGTGACGAAGCGCTTCGACGACTCGGCGGTCGTCCTCGGGCTCCGCTACTGGATCCGCAACCCCAGCATGCGGAAGCGCTGGCGGACGCAGACCGCCGCGATGAACGCGATGAAGGACGCGCTCGAAGACGAGGGGATCGTCATCCCGTTCCCGCAGCAGACGCTCTCCGCCCGCGCCGAGGGCGCGTCCGGACCGCAGTTGGACGCGTCCGTCGAGGGGCGCGCGGCGCGACGCGACGGATCCGAGAGCCGGACGGCCGGCGACGCGGGGGACGGATCCGAAGGGTCGACCGACGCCGACGCGGTGGACGAGGACTCGACCGACGGCGACGCGGAGGGGGACGGATGA
- a CDS encoding 16S ribosomal RNA methyltransferase A, which produces MTAIERDGAFADFLREEFAAAVADGLLDVVEGDALDVDLPEFTACVANLPYGVSGDRLPAAAGGAAARVDVPAEFAERMVASAGESEYGRLSVSAQHYADVEIAERVPKEAFDPQPAVESAVVRCTPRDPDYVVGDEAFFLRFVKALFTQRRKTVRNAVRNTAHISGLDDPEAVVDAADEELLGSRPGTLEPAAFAALAELARDRGSPTEA; this is translated from the coding sequence GTGACCGCGATCGAACGGGACGGCGCGTTCGCTGACTTCCTCCGCGAGGAGTTCGCGGCCGCGGTCGCGGACGGGCTGCTCGACGTGGTCGAGGGCGACGCGCTCGACGTCGATCTCCCCGAGTTCACCGCCTGCGTCGCCAACCTCCCGTACGGCGTCTCCGGAGATCGCCTTCCGGCTGCTGCCGGAGGAGCGGCCGCTCGTGTTGATGTTCCAGCCGAGTTCGCGGAGCGCATGGTGGCGTCCGCGGGCGAGTCCGAGTACGGCCGGCTCTCGGTGTCGGCGCAGCACTACGCCGACGTGGAGATCGCGGAGCGCGTCCCGAAGGAGGCGTTCGACCCGCAGCCCGCGGTCGAGAGCGCGGTCGTGCGGTGTACCCCTCGCGACCCGGACTACGTCGTCGGGGACGAGGCGTTCTTCCTCCGGTTCGTCAAGGCGCTTTTTACCCAGCGGCGGAAGACGGTGCGGAACGCGGTGCGGAACACGGCGCATATCTCCGGGCTGGACGACCCCGAGGCGGTCGTCGACGCGGCCGACGAGGAGCTGCTCGGCAGCCGCCCTGGCACGCTGGAGCCGGCGGCGTTCGCCGCGCTGGCGGAGCTGGCCCGCGACCGCGGCTCCCCGACGGAGGCGTGA
- a CDS encoding RNA polymerase Rpb4 family protein has protein sequence MTIFKEKLDEEYVTTSEAKEILVEIEDERAEDEDRDLRYELARAIEHVNRFADLDADESRDLVEELTELDQIDVPTAVKITDLLPEDRTELRSVFAQERYSLDGEELDEILDVVAKYA, from the coding sequence ATGACAATCTTCAAAGAGAAGCTCGACGAGGAGTACGTCACCACCTCCGAGGCGAAGGAGATCCTCGTGGAGATCGAAGACGAGCGCGCGGAAGACGAGGACCGCGACCTCCGCTACGAGCTGGCCCGCGCCATCGAGCACGTCAATCGGTTCGCGGACCTAGACGCCGACGAGTCCCGCGATCTCGTCGAGGAGCTGACCGAGCTCGACCAGATCGACGTGCCGACCGCGGTGAAGATCACCGACCTGCTCCCCGAGGACCGCACCGAGCTCCGCTCGGTGTTCGCCCAGGAGCGCTACTCGCTCGACGGCGAGGAGCTAGACGAGATCCTCGACGTCGTCGCGAAGTACGCCTGA
- a CDS encoding GTP cyclohydrolase, FolE2/MptA family, translating into MSESRARDKLAQLGVDEETTEEFLDAVPQPGHSQRGHATLTITTDGHPDVDLRDVIDVARDSMSARIYNMAKRPDEDHMTYEAHADAKFVEDCVRALAEGAVDEFPHLSDDAVVHMKQSNDESIHQHNAHAEREVTLGDLRNELDR; encoded by the coding sequence ATGAGCGAGTCGCGGGCCCGCGATAAGCTCGCCCAGCTCGGCGTCGACGAGGAGACGACCGAGGAGTTCTTAGACGCCGTCCCGCAGCCGGGGCACTCCCAGCGCGGTCACGCGACGCTGACGATCACGACCGACGGCCACCCCGACGTGGACCTCCGAGACGTGATCGACGTCGCCCGCGACTCGATGAGCGCGCGCATCTACAACATGGCGAAGCGCCCCGACGAGGACCACATGACCTACGAGGCCCACGCCGACGCGAAGTTCGTCGAGGACTGCGTCCGGGCGCTGGCCGAGGGGGCCGTCGACGAGTTCCCGCACCTCTCCGACGACGCCGTGGTCCACATGAAGCAGTCGAACGACGAGTCGATCCACCAGCACAACGCCCACGCGGAGCGCG